One Vampirovibrio chlorellavorus genomic window carries:
- a CDS encoding nucleotide sugar dehydrogenase has translation MMNPSLDLSTKATLPMNAPIREDLEALALSYRNICVVGLGYVGLPTALLFALHDFSVQGVDVSERVLDNIQHDRIGSVYPELADWWQEVRAEGHFKASSKPEPADVFLITVPTPVHHADKTCDLSMVRAATESILPVLRPGNLVILESTVPPGTTRNVLKPLIEEKTGLRVGQDIYLCFSPERVLPGNTTYELIHNHRVIGGTTPEAAIIGRTLLGQVMQGELFITTDVSAEFCKLAENTYRDVNIALANELSILADEYGVDMTEARQLINMHPRVNLLKPGIGVGGHCIAVDPWFFVEASPINTRLIATSRLVNDRMPDYTVQKILQAVADIERPKVVLVGLSYKPDVADTRESPAMRVVELLQAQTHVEVITYDPLLEDYAELTLQAVAEGADYLAVLVGHTAVLESLDLHGEPIRQVMRTPRIQVF, from the coding sequence ATGATGAACCCCTCCCTGGATCTCTCCACAAAGGCCACACTGCCAATGAACGCTCCCATTCGGGAAGATCTGGAGGCATTGGCCCTTTCCTACCGGAATATTTGCGTGGTGGGTCTGGGGTACGTGGGCTTGCCCACCGCCCTGTTGTTTGCCTTGCACGATTTTTCCGTGCAGGGGGTGGATGTCAGCGAACGGGTCCTCGACAATATTCAGCACGATCGGATTGGTTCCGTTTACCCGGAGTTGGCCGACTGGTGGCAGGAAGTGCGAGCGGAAGGCCACTTCAAGGCCTCCAGTAAGCCAGAACCCGCCGACGTGTTCCTGATCACCGTGCCCACCCCGGTGCATCATGCCGATAAAACCTGTGATTTGTCCATGGTGCGGGCCGCGACCGAATCCATTTTGCCCGTGCTGCGGCCCGGCAATCTGGTGATTCTGGAGTCCACCGTGCCACCCGGCACTACCCGCAATGTTTTAAAACCACTCATTGAAGAAAAGACCGGCTTACGGGTGGGGCAGGATATTTACCTGTGCTTCTCTCCGGAGCGGGTTTTGCCCGGCAATACCACCTACGAGCTGATCCACAATCACCGGGTCATCGGGGGCACCACCCCCGAGGCGGCCATCATCGGGCGCACCTTGCTGGGGCAGGTCATGCAGGGTGAGTTGTTCATCACTACCGATGTGTCTGCCGAGTTCTGCAAGCTGGCCGAGAATACTTACCGGGATGTGAACATCGCCCTGGCCAACGAGTTGTCCATACTGGCCGATGAATACGGCGTGGATATGACAGAAGCCCGTCAGCTGATTAACATGCACCCTCGGGTGAACCTGTTGAAGCCGGGCATTGGGGTGGGTGGTCACTGTATCGCCGTGGACCCCTGGTTTTTTGTGGAGGCCTCCCCCATTAACACCCGCCTGATTGCCACCTCTCGACTGGTCAACGATCGCATGCCCGATTACACCGTTCAGAAAATTTTGCAAGCGGTGGCCGATATTGAGCGTCCCAAGGTGGTGCTGGTGGGCTTGTCCTACAAGCCGGATGTGGCCGATACCCGGGAGAGCCCGGCCATGCGGGTGGTGGAATTATTGCAGGCGCAAACCCATGTGGAAGTGATCACCTACGATCCGCTACTGGAAGATTACGCTGAACTCACGCTGCAAGCGGTGGCTGAAGGCGCCGATTACCTGGCCGTGCTGGTCGGCCATACTGCCGTGCTGGAATCGTTGGACTTGCACGGCGAGCCGATTCGCCAAGTCATGCGCACCCCCCGCATTCAGGTGTTTTAA
- a CDS encoding glycosyltransferase family 4 protein, with protein MAHRVLFICHDGDLYGSQRSLCLMVANLPPSEYQCLVSMARTGPLAQLLAQYPHVRVLTHKRLQWVKHDPRNLWQRLGDCLSLAVAVIPRTWYLLNTIRREKINLVHTNVTVSLEGALAAALTGLPHVWHIRELFMEKSPKFHMVLGRRFSRWIIDRFSDQVICISRAVREQFGPYLAQDPDKYPLIYNALPLEQLPPILRWNDPQRGILKALALATLSLPEGPGFRVGYIGRLSEGKGFHELLEAFILLKNRQLPVELLVAGSFVDAAYEQRILDRVVECGWQDSIHFLGQQQDLTPLYEAIGLLVVPSVNEPFGRVVIEAMAQGVPCIGANAGGIPEIITDQETGWLYPTGQVEALADLLADLSGSLWKLETIRQNARRMVCERFNIETQIRMLRACYQSAMMRHQF; from the coding sequence TTGGCTCACCGGGTCTTGTTTATTTGTCATGATGGTGATTTGTACGGCTCTCAGCGCAGCCTTTGCCTGATGGTAGCCAATCTTCCGCCGTCGGAGTATCAGTGTCTGGTCTCCATGGCCAGAACCGGTCCGCTGGCTCAGTTGTTGGCACAGTATCCCCACGTTCGGGTGCTGACTCACAAACGCCTGCAGTGGGTCAAGCATGATCCCCGTAACCTGTGGCAACGACTGGGGGATTGCCTGTCTCTGGCGGTTGCTGTCATTCCCAGAACCTGGTATCTGCTCAATACCATTCGGCGGGAGAAAATAAACCTGGTGCATACCAATGTTACGGTTTCTTTGGAAGGAGCCTTGGCGGCGGCGTTGACCGGGCTTCCCCACGTTTGGCATATCCGGGAACTGTTTATGGAAAAAAGCCCCAAATTCCACATGGTGCTGGGGCGTCGGTTCAGCCGGTGGATCATTGACCGCTTTTCCGATCAGGTCATTTGTATCTCCCGGGCGGTTCGGGAGCAGTTTGGTCCTTATTTGGCCCAGGACCCTGACAAGTATCCATTGATCTATAACGCCCTGCCCCTGGAGCAGTTACCCCCGATCTTGCGATGGAACGACCCCCAACGGGGGATTCTGAAGGCCCTGGCTTTGGCGACGCTCTCCCTGCCGGAAGGCCCCGGTTTTCGGGTGGGCTATATCGGCAGGTTGTCAGAGGGTAAGGGGTTTCACGAGTTGCTAGAGGCCTTTATTCTGCTGAAAAACCGCCAGTTGCCGGTGGAACTGCTGGTGGCCGGTAGCTTTGTGGACGCCGCCTACGAGCAGCGAATTCTCGATCGCGTGGTCGAGTGCGGCTGGCAGGACTCCATCCATTTTTTGGGCCAGCAACAGGACTTGACCCCTCTCTATGAGGCCATTGGCCTGCTGGTGGTGCCTTCGGTCAATGAGCCGTTTGGTCGGGTGGTCATCGAAGCCATGGCCCAGGGCGTTCCCTGCATTGGAGCCAACGCCGGAGGGATTCCTGAAATTATTACCGATCAGGAAACGGGCTGGTTGTACCCAACCGGCCAAGTGGAAGCGTTGGCCGACTTGTTGGCGGACTTGAGCGGCAGCTTGTGGAAACTGGAAACAATTCGTCAAAACGCTAGACGGATGGTTTGCGAACGGTTTAACATTGAGACTCAAATCAGGATGTTGCGAGCATGTTATCAGTCGGCGATGATGCGTCATCAGTTTTAA
- a CDS encoding SDR family NAD(P)-dependent oxidoreductase: MDLSNQTVLVTGAGGFIGSHLVEALLAKGCRVRALVKYNSRNDWGNLEQLPPESQAQLEIISGDITDPFLVRQAVKGCAAVFHLAALIGIPYSYVAPQHYVNVNVQGTLNVLEACRSEGVQKLVHTSTSETYGTALYTPIDEAHPLQGQSPYSASKIAADKMAESYYLSFDLPVATIRPFNTFGPRQSARAIIPTIISQALAYGKTRQPIKVGSLEPQRDFTFVKDTAQGFIRVAECEASVGQVINVGSGQTQTIGDTLNLILDILGQPDIPVITEAQRIRPEKSEVGLLLADNRKALELLNWQPHTHFRQGLTQTIEAIEASLGRYKTGIYNV, from the coding sequence ATGGATTTAAGCAATCAAACCGTTTTAGTGACCGGGGCGGGCGGCTTTATTGGCAGCCATTTGGTAGAAGCCCTGTTGGCCAAAGGCTGTCGAGTGCGGGCCTTGGTTAAATACAACTCCCGCAATGACTGGGGAAATCTGGAGCAACTGCCCCCGGAGTCACAGGCCCAACTGGAAATCATCAGCGGGGATATCACCGACCCCTTTCTGGTGCGTCAGGCCGTCAAAGGCTGTGCGGCGGTCTTTCACCTGGCCGCCCTGATTGGAATTCCCTACTCTTATGTGGCCCCGCAGCATTATGTGAACGTCAACGTGCAAGGGACGCTGAACGTGCTGGAAGCCTGCCGCAGTGAGGGTGTGCAAAAACTGGTGCATACCTCCACCAGTGAAACGTATGGGACAGCCTTATACACACCCATTGATGAGGCCCACCCCTTGCAGGGGCAGTCGCCTTATTCGGCCAGTAAAATCGCCGCCGATAAAATGGCGGAAAGCTACTATCTTTCCTTCGATTTGCCGGTGGCCACCATTCGACCCTTTAACACCTTTGGCCCCCGCCAATCGGCCCGGGCCATCATTCCCACTATCATCAGCCAGGCGCTGGCCTATGGCAAAACCCGACAACCTATCAAGGTCGGCTCCCTGGAGCCCCAGAGAGATTTCACCTTTGTCAAAGACACCGCTCAGGGCTTTATCCGGGTGGCTGAATGTGAGGCCAGCGTGGGGCAAGTGATCAACGTGGGCAGCGGACAGACCCAAACCATTGGGGATACCCTGAACCTGATTCTGGATATTCTGGGGCAGCCCGATATTCCGGTCATCACGGAAGCCCAGCGGATTCGCCCCGAAAAAAGCGAGGTGGGCCTGTTATTGGCGGATAACCGCAAAGCGCTGGAATTGCTCAACTGGCAGCCCCATACCCATTTTCGTCAAGGGCTAACTCAGACCATTGAAGCCATTGAGGCCAGCCTGGGGCGCTACAAAACAGGCATCTACAACGTTTAG
- a CDS encoding glycosyltransferase family 4 protein, which produces MLSVGDDASSVLSASARQKIRVGMVLDQPFPPDARVEREAMALVAAGFEVHLLCAVHPDDLNTPGRLRDEAYQGFYIHRVNPKEVSIEIPLVKKPSRFLYKGALKNYFHHFKNIDTAWHTLIHRFCKNYNIQILHIHDLRLVDTGLSVSARYGLPLVADLHENYPALMQMMKGRHNAEHGLKQRERWEEIELNSIQRATHVITVTQEAKERLLAKGLPESKVLVVENTVDTEKFLAAPVNQEVIRHFKPNFVLTYVGHLNDTHRGIQTVIEAMGLLRDEIPELRFIGAGAMRDPYYQKLEPLIQQFGLQDRVHFTGWLDETDFVTYIEASDICLCPHLVNDHTNATFPNKVYLYHLFKKPIITSNAVPLQRYIESTGGGLVFQSGDAPMLAELIRMLYSRPDLRREMALRGFQAVMSQYNWQQTARQFTELYQQLSSSLRQSPTAHG; this is translated from the coding sequence ATGTTATCAGTCGGCGATGATGCGTCATCAGTTTTAAGCGCCTCTGCCCGTCAAAAAATACGGGTGGGCATGGTGCTGGATCAACCCTTTCCCCCGGACGCCCGGGTGGAGCGGGAAGCCATGGCCCTGGTGGCCGCCGGGTTTGAGGTGCATTTGCTGTGCGCCGTGCATCCCGATGACCTGAACACCCCGGGACGTCTTCGGGATGAAGCCTATCAGGGGTTTTATATTCACCGGGTCAACCCTAAGGAAGTGAGCATCGAGATTCCGCTGGTCAAAAAGCCGTCCCGCTTTTTGTACAAGGGTGCCCTGAAAAATTACTTTCACCACTTTAAAAATATCGATACGGCCTGGCACACCCTGATTCACCGCTTTTGCAAGAACTACAACATCCAGATCCTGCATATCCACGATTTACGGCTGGTGGATACCGGCTTGAGCGTGTCCGCCCGCTATGGCTTGCCCTTGGTGGCCGACTTGCACGAGAACTACCCGGCCCTCATGCAGATGATGAAGGGGCGGCACAATGCCGAGCATGGCTTAAAACAGCGGGAGCGCTGGGAAGAGATTGAACTCAATTCCATCCAGCGGGCCACCCACGTGATTACTGTCACTCAGGAGGCCAAGGAGCGTTTGCTGGCTAAAGGCCTGCCGGAGTCCAAGGTGCTGGTGGTTGAAAACACGGTGGATACCGAGAAGTTTCTGGCCGCTCCGGTCAATCAGGAGGTCATTCGCCACTTTAAGCCTAATTTCGTGCTGACTTACGTGGGGCATTTGAACGACACCCACCGGGGCATTCAGACCGTCATTGAAGCCATGGGCCTGCTGAGGGATGAAATTCCGGAGTTGCGCTTTATCGGGGCCGGGGCCATGCGGGACCCCTACTATCAAAAGCTGGAACCACTGATTCAGCAGTTTGGCTTGCAGGACCGGGTGCATTTCACCGGTTGGCTGGATGAAACCGACTTTGTAACTTACATCGAGGCCAGCGATATCTGCCTGTGCCCACACCTGGTGAACGATCACACCAACGCCACTTTTCCGAACAAAGTGTATTTGTATCATTTATTCAAGAAGCCCATCATCACAAGCAATGCCGTTCCTTTACAGCGTTATATAGAGAGTACCGGCGGTGGTCTGGTCTTTCAGTCGGGTGACGCTCCAATGCTGGCCGAATTGATTCGCATGCTGTACAGTCGTCCCGATTTGCGCCGGGAAATGGCCTTGCGCGGTTTTCAGGCGGTCATGTCGCAGTACAACTGGCAACAAACGGCCCGTCAATTCACCGAGCTATATCAGCAACTCTCCAGCAGCCTGAGACAATCGCCGACAGCCCACGGATAG